TGGACAGGTATAGCGAAATGGTGCTGTTCCTGGGTATTTGTTATTACCTGGTAGGACATCATTATTTCCTGAGTTCACTGGCAGCATTTGTAGCCATGATCGGTTCTATGATGGTGAGCTATACCCGTGCAAGGGCAGAGGGGCTGGGCATTGAATGCAAAGGTGGCCTGATGCAGCGTCCGGAACGTATCGTAGTGATCTCTTTGTCAGCGATCACCTGCGGTATCACGGCCCACTTTATCGGTGGCGATTACAAACTGTTTGTACCAGGTATCCCTTTCCATATTTTTGAAACCATTTCTATCTTTACATTCCCGCTGTTTATCATGGCGGTAATGACGAACATTACTGCCATCGGCAGAATGCGCGATGCGAAGATTGCACTGGACAAACAGGACCAGGTAACCAGGGTGATCAGAGGTGCGGCCACTACTGTAAAAGTACTGTTGGTTGCAGCCCTGTTACTGCCGGCGATGGCATTTAAAGAGCCTAATTTTCCAACGCCCAATGAACCAGGACAGTTATTTTATATTCAACGTACGCCCAACACTAATACGATCGTATACGACCTGAATATAGTAGATGGTAAGCTGGATGCTGATGACCCGGTAAATGTATACTGGATCCGTTATGCAGATGGAGGTGAAAAGAAGCCACTGAACTATATACAACGTAAATTTGCCTACGGAATTAAAGTAAAGGACCTGGGACAGGGGAAATATGAATTACATTCCGTAGCTTATGCAAAAAAAGACCTGTACCTGATGAAACCTACCGGCCAACCCGATTACCATGTGTATGCTAAGATCGGAAATTCACTGGCTGTGCTGGACCGTATTTATATAGAGATCGATGGCGGTACCTTCTGGCATCCGAATGTACTATACATTGAGCTGAAAGGGAAAGACATGGTGACTGGTAAAGAAGTTAAGGAACAGATCAAACCTTAAGTCAGTTAAAACACCACATATAATAGATTTAGAGTGATGAAAAAGCAATATGTTTCCAATTCAACGGAGTCAGTACCCATGTTTAAGAATGGGCTTATGGAGGCATTATCCAAGGTACATTTCAGTGTACCACTGATCCTGTATATCCCTGTGATCAGTTATGTATGTTATTATGGACTGACCCATACAGATGCAGGGGTGCCGGTGTTCCTGCTGTCAGCATTGGGTGGTCTGTTTTTCTGGACTTTGACTGAATACGTACTACACAGATTTGTATTTCACTTTGTGCCTAAATCCAAATGGGGTCTGAGGCTGCATTTTATATTTCATGGTGTGCATCACGATTACCCAAATGATGCGCTGCGACTGGTAATGCCTCCTTCGGTGAGCGTTCCGCTGGCAATAGGATTCTTTTTCCTGTTCAGGGCACTCATACCTGTTAATTACCTGTATGGTTTCTTTGCCGGTTTTATGACGGGGTACCTGTTTTATGATATTTCCCATTACGCATTACATCACCTGAATTTCAGGAACGCTTTCTGGAAGAGACTGAAAAAGCACCATATGAAACACCATTATCAGAATGCAGATAAAGGATATGGCGTAAGTTCTGCATTATGGGATAGGGTGTTCGGATCAAATTTTCCTCAAAAAGAAGAACAGCTATAAGGAAAGTGGAGACTAACAGTAAGACACGATTTGGACGAAAAGAGATCATATTTACTACACTTGCAAGTATAGCCTACCTGTTACTTTCTGCCCTCCTGGTTGGCTTCAAAACCGACCAGGTGTGGCTGATTGCCATTTTTAATGGCTGCTATTACGCATCCTGGGGTACACGTAGGTTCATTATAGGATTTTCCATTTTTTTAGTTTACTGGATCATATTCGACTATATGAAAGCCGCACCGAACTACATGTTCTTTAAGGTGCATATAGCGGATATATATGAGTTTGAGAAGAACTTATTCGGCATTCATGAGGGCGGGCAAATACTGACCCCTAATGAGTACTGGCTGGCACATTCCCAGTCGTGGATCGATGTAATGACAGGGATCTTTTACCTGTGCTGGGTGCCGGTGCCACTACTGTTTGCCTTGTATTTATTTTTTACCGACAGACTGGCGTTACTGCATTTTGCGGCTACCTTCTTCTTTGTAAACCTGTTGGGATTTGTGTTATACTATACCTTTCCGGCAGCGCCACCATGGTATGTGCAGCTGCATGGATTTGAGTTTATCGCCAATACACCGGGCAATACTGCGGGGTTAGCGCGCTTTGACGCGTTCTTTCAATCAAATATTTTCCATTCTATTTATAGCAAAGGCTCGAATGTATTTGCAGCCATGCCTTCCCTGCATTCTGCATATCCACTCATCGTATTGTATTATTCCAGGCACCATGTAAACCGTTTCTTCCAGGTTGTATTTGCTATCATAACGGTAGGTATATGGTTTGCTGCAGTCTACCTCAGTCACCACTATGTAGTAGATGTACTGGCGGGCATTTCTACCGCTATTGCAGGCATTTTCATTTACAGGAAATACCTCATGAAGGTAGACTTTTATGA
This Chitinophaga sancti DNA region includes the following protein-coding sequences:
- a CDS encoding sterol desaturase family protein, which produces MKKQYVSNSTESVPMFKNGLMEALSKVHFSVPLILYIPVISYVCYYGLTHTDAGVPVFLLSALGGLFFWTLTEYVLHRFVFHFVPKSKWGLRLHFIFHGVHHDYPNDALRLVMPPSVSVPLAIGFFFLFRALIPVNYLYGFFAGFMTGYLFYDISHYALHHLNFRNAFWKRLKKHHMKHHYQNADKGYGVSSALWDRVFGSNFPQKEEQL
- a CDS encoding phosphatase PAP2 family protein, which translates into the protein METNSKTRFGRKEIIFTTLASIAYLLLSALLVGFKTDQVWLIAIFNGCYYASWGTRRFIIGFSIFLVYWIIFDYMKAAPNYMFFKVHIADIYEFEKNLFGIHEGGQILTPNEYWLAHSQSWIDVMTGIFYLCWVPVPLLFALYLFFTDRLALLHFAATFFFVNLLGFVLYYTFPAAPPWYVQLHGFEFIANTPGNTAGLARFDAFFQSNIFHSIYSKGSNVFAAMPSLHSAYPLIVLYYSRHHVNRFFQVVFAIITVGIWFAAVYLSHHYVVDVLAGISTAIAGIFIYRKYLMKVDFYDRGIQWLYSFVRG
- a CDS encoding DUF4833 domain-containing protein, which encodes MKKSLRDQLQQLIYLVINPVVKGLIKIGFTPNIVTLVGFLLNIGVVIIFVTGVEEGNRGDLSYVGWAGALTLFAGLFDMLDGQVARLGNMGSRFGAFFDSVLDRYSEMVLFLGICYYLVGHHYFLSSLAAFVAMIGSMMVSYTRARAEGLGIECKGGLMQRPERIVVISLSAITCGITAHFIGGDYKLFVPGIPFHIFETISIFTFPLFIMAVMTNITAIGRMRDAKIALDKQDQVTRVIRGAATTVKVLLVAALLLPAMAFKEPNFPTPNEPGQLFYIQRTPNTNTIVYDLNIVDGKLDADDPVNVYWIRYADGGEKKPLNYIQRKFAYGIKVKDLGQGKYELHSVAYAKKDLYLMKPTGQPDYHVYAKIGNSLAVLDRIYIEIDGGTFWHPNVLYIELKGKDMVTGKEVKEQIKP